The following proteins are encoded in a genomic region of Musa acuminata AAA Group cultivar baxijiao chromosome BXJ2-11, Cavendish_Baxijiao_AAA, whole genome shotgun sequence:
- the LOC135626342 gene encoding inactive protein FON2 SPARE1-like: MTSSSFPSAALWALILVLVFLSPASTSRLSQDDDTFSAYVCRRHCHHRAASSSSLLRGLPSWCLRPRPGQLQPPPQPPPGEEEVDPRYGVEKRLVPTGPNPLHN, from the coding sequence ATGACgagttcttcctttccttctgcaGCGCTTTGGGCCCTTATCTTGGTCCTCGTCTTCCTCTCACCGGCGTCCACGAGTCGTCTCTCTCAGGATGATGATACCTTCTCGGCCTACGTTTGCCGCCGCCACTGCCACCACCGAGCTGCGAGTTCTTCCTCCTTATTGCGTGGGTTGCCTTCGTGGTGCCTCCGTCCTCGGCCAGGCCAGCTTCAGCCCCCTCCGCAGCCGCCGCCCGGGGAGGAGGAGGTCGATCCCCGATACGGCGTCGAGAAGCGGCTCGTGCCGACCGGGCCCAATCCTCTTCACAACTGA
- the LOC135582155 gene encoding transcription initiation factor TFIID subunit 8-like — protein MSDGRKNSGRGQQISSKKSRLSGGDDFGHAIAKIAVAQLCESTGFHYSRRSAIDALAEVAVRYICDLGKSANFYANLAGRADCNVFDVIQGIQDLDSWRGFSGASGVHRCLVNTGVVREITQFVSTEEEIPFVQPIPRFPVSRMPKPAPSFVQAGEEPPGEHIPNWLPRLPDPHTYVHTPVWNKRDTDVKADMVELAKRRKKAERSLLSLQQRLACNRTAGFRPTKDGHVGNGNQVNNNPFLASPLPYGEKEVSEIASPLKAYAGKRLSVLETFVPVIKAAKVGSLDFNTNERKLLHGIRPTVHFKVGTVKKSVAASLPSDTLIADKDSWSLKYDEKDDKKKRAEIIFRAVIDKPHELAQL, from the coding sequence ATGAGCGATGGAAGAAAGAATAGTGGAAGGGGTCAACAGATCAGCTCGAAGAAGAGTCGGCTGTCAGGAGGTGACGATTTTGGCCATGCCATCGCCAAGATCGCAGTTGCCCAGCTTTGTGAGTCGACCGGATTTCACTACTCCCGTCGCTCTGCGATTGACGCTCTTGCAGAGGTTGCCGTCCGGTACATTTGCGATCTAGGCAAAAGTGCCAATTTTTATGCCAATTTGGCTGGAAGAGCGGATTGCAATGTGTTTGATGTCATCCAGGGAATACAGGATTTGGACTCGTGGAGAGGGTTTTCTGGTGCATCTGGTGTTCACCGTTGCCTAGTGAATACTGGTGTAGTTCGAGAGATCACCCAGTTTGTAAGCACAGAAGAGGAAATCCCATTTGTTCAGCCCATTCCTAGATTCCCTGTATCTCGAATGCCCAAGCCTGCACCTAGCTTTGTTCAGGCTGGGGAGGAACCGCCGGGAGAACACATACCTAACTGGCTTCCAAGGCTCCCTGATCCTCACACCTATGTCCACACACCAGTTTGGAACAAGAGGGACACTGATGTCAAAGCAGACATGGTTGAACTAGCAAAGCGGCGGAAGAAGGCTGAGAGGTCTTTGTTAAGCTTACAACAGCGGCTTGCCTGCAACAGGACAGCTGGGTTTCGTCCAACCAAAGATGGCCATGTTGGGAATGGCAATCAGGTTAATAACAATCCTTTTCTGGCCTCACCTTTACCATATGGTGAGAAAGAAGTATCTGAAATTGCCAGTCCACTGAAAGCTTATGCTGGCAAGAGGTTGTCTGTTCTTGAGACTTTTGTCCCTGTCATCAAGGCGGCAAAGGTTGGTTCTCTCGACTTCAATACTAATGAGAGAAAGCTTCTTCATGGAATCAGGCCTACAGTGCATTTTAAGGTTGGGACTGTCAAGAAATCTGTAGCAGCATCACTCCCTTCTGACACTTTGATTGCTGATAAGGATTCATGGTCTCTCAAGTACGATGAGAAGGATGACAAGAAGAAGAGAGCAGAGATTATATTTAGAGCAGTTATAGACAAACCACATGAACTTGCTCAGCTATAA